The Halalkalicoccus tibetensis genome contains the following window.
CGCACGGGGGATCCTCTACGTGCTGAGCGGGATCGGGCTGCTCGTGTTCTCGCTGTACGCGATCCGTTGGACCCTGCCGCTCATCGAGACCTCCCTGGAGTTCGGCTCCGAGACGCCGGGGATGCGGGTCAACCAGGCGTACTTCCAGGCGGCGATCCCGATCGCGTTCACCCTGACGGTGATCCGGACCCTCCAGTGGCTCTATCGGGACCTCCGTGACCTCTCGGCGGGCGACCCGATCGACGACGGCACCCAGCTGTTCCGCACCGACGACGAAGACCAAGCCGACCGAACGATCTGACCATGGAGCTACTCGCCGGATTCCTCGCGCTGATCGTACTGCTCGCGCTCGGATTTCCGATCTTCGTCGCCATCGGGCTGAGCTGTGTCGTCTTCCTCCAGATGGGGGTGCTCGATCCACAGATCTTCGGGGAGACGATGTTCTCCGGGCTCAACGAGTTCGCCTTCCTCGCGATCCCGCTGTTCATCCTGACGGGGACGGCGATCGTCGAGACGGGGATGTCCCAGCGCCTGCTCGATCTGAGCCTGGAGCTGTTCGGCTCGCTGAAGACCGGGATCGGCACCTCGGTCTCCTTCGGCAGCGGCATCTTCGCGACCATCAGCGGCTCGAACGCCGCCGACTCGGCCGCGATCGGGCGGATGGCGCTCGGCCCGCTCGAACAGGTGGGCTACGACCGGACCTACGCCTCGGCGATGATCGCGAGCGGCTCGGCCACCGGGATCCTCATCCCGCCGAGCATCTCCTACATCATCGCCGGGATCGCGCTGGGGGTGTCGGTCTCCCAGCTGTTCCTCGCGACGTTCGTCCCGGGAGCGATCCTCCTGACGGGCGTGATCCTGGTCAACGTCGTGATCAACAGGACGCGGGGCTACGAGACCGACAACCGCGAACACCAGGGGTTCGACGCGAGCGATGCGGCCGCCGCCCTCTGGCGCGCGAAGTTCGCCCTGTTCGTTCCGTTTCTCATCCTCGGCGGGATCTACTCGGGGGTGTTCACGGCGACCGAGGCTGCGATCGCCGCGGTCACGGTGATCTTCGTCATCGGCGCGCTCACCGGGACGATGTCGCTGTCCTCCTATAGTCGGGTGCTCGAGGAGAGCGCGCTGGTCAACGGGATGATCGCGCCCATCATCGCGACGGCGCTGATCTTCGGCGACATCCTCACGCTCAACCAAATCCCCCAGATGGTCGCCGAGACGGTGACGACGCTCTCGACGAGCTACGTCGTGATGATCCTGCTCATGCTCGTGGTCTTCTTCGTCGCCGGCGCGACGATGGAGCTGGGGCCGAACATCCTGATCCTCGGGCCGCTGTTCCTGCCGCTGGCCCAGGAGTTCGGGATGGACCCGATCCACTACACGATCTTCATGATGTGTGCGTTCGGGATCGGCTTCATTACCCCGCCGATCGGGATCAACCTCTACGTGCTCTCGGGGATCAGCGGCGAGTCCGTCATGGACATCTCGCGGGAGGCCGTCCCGTTCATGCTCGTCATGCTGCTTCTGGTGCTGGTCATCGGGCTGGTGCCGGAGCTCTCGCTGGTCTTCTTCTAAGGCCTTCCGGGCCCGCTCCGGGACGAGTCACAACCCTTTAGCCCGCGCATGAACGAACCCGAGTGGGAACAGCACGGCCGCAAATCCGACTCGCCACGGACACTTATCCCGTGGCTCTGGGATTGCGGTAGTGCACGAAAAGTGCCGTCTGCGGTCTGTGCGGTTCCTATCCTCAACAATGGCACGAATGCATACACGCCGCCGCGGCTCGTCCGGTTCGGACCGGCCGGCGGCAGACGAACCACCGGAGTGGAGCGACGTCGACGCGAGCGAGATCGAATCGCGCGTCGTCGAGCTCGCAGAGCAGGGTCACGACCCCAGCCAGATCGGCATGAAACTGCGCGATGAGGGCGTCAAGGGGACCCCGATCCCGAACGTCAAACTCGCGACCGGCAAGAAGGTCGGCGAGATCCTCGAGGAGAACGACGCCTCGCCCGAGGTCCCCGAGGACCTCCGGAACCTGATGGAGCGGGCGATCCGCCTGCGCGAGCACATGCAGGACAACCAGCAGGACGCCCAGAACAAACGCGCCCTGCAGAACACGGAGGCGAAGGTCCGCCGTCTCGTCAACTACTACCGTGGCGACGAGATGCCCGCGGACTTCCGCTACACCTACCAGAACGCCCAGGAACTCCTCGAGTAATGGCCGCCACGGGTCGATCGGAGCATGATCTCGCCGCGGCGCTCACGGAGTCCGGCTTCGTCCGGATAGCCCCGCGTGCGGACGGCGACGCGATCGCCGCCGCCGGGCTGCTCTTGCGGGCGCTCGCGGCCCGATCGATCCCGTTTCAGGCCCGCGTCGTCCCGCCGACCGACGAGCCGTCCGCCGCGGCGACCCTGCCGGTCGGCTTCCCCGACGGGCTCGCGCCCGCGGACCGACCGATCAGCGCCGCCGCGGCCGACCTCGTCCGCGAGCTCGGCTGCGAGCCCGATCCCGGCCTCGTGCTCGCGGGCTGTCTGCTCGGGGGCGACCCCGACGCGGCCGGCGTCGAGCTCGACCGACGACGGGGCGTGGGGATCCCCACGGCCGACCTGGCCGACGGGCTGGCCCACTCGACGCTCGTTCACGCCGAGTTCTCGGGCGACGAGACGGCCGTCGCCGCGGCGCTCGCCGAGCTGGTCGACGACGACCGGGCGGTCGCGTCGCTGGCGGCGCTCGAAACCGTCGGCTCCGACGGGGCGAGCGAACGCGCCGCGGCCGCCATCGAGCGGGCGCTGCGCCCGCACCCGACCCCCGAGGGCCCCTTCGAGACCGCAGAAGGCCTCGCGGACGTGCTCGACTGCCTCGCGGGCGACGCGCCGGGGCTCGCCCTCGCGCTCGCGATGGGCCACGACGTCCGGGTCGACGCGCTCGAAGCGTGGCGAACCCACTCGACGGCCGCCCACGAGGCGGTCCGGGCGGCCGACACCGGCCGGTACGACGGCCTGTTCGTCGCCCGGATCGCAGAGGGGCCGGTCGGAACGGTCGCGCGCCTGCTCAGGGACTTCCGCTCGCCCGAGCCCGTCGTCCTCGTCATCGGGGACGACGAGGCGGGGGCGGCCGGCCTCACCGACGGGATCGGCGACGCGGTGATCGAGGCCGCCGAGGCGGTCGGCGGGACGGGCGGCGCCACCCCGTCGCGGGGTCTCGCCCGCTTCGACTGCCCGCCCGAGGCGTTCCTCGAGTCGTTCCGGGAGGCGATGGCATGAGACGGATCACGATCCGAACGACCCACGACGAGCCCGAGCGGGTCGCGCGAGCGGTCGGCCCGGACAACACGCCCGAGATGACGACGCGGAGCGACGACGACCGGGTGGTGACGACGATCGAGCGCGAGTCGACGGGCGGCCTGCGGACGACCGCGGACGACTACGTCGTGAACCTGACGGTGGCCGACGAAGTGGTACAGCTTTCAGACCGAACCGATGAACACAAACCATGAGTGAACGATCAGTTTCCCGACAGCAGCAACAGAAACGGTGGTACACCGTGCACGCGCCCGAGCAGTTCGACCGGGCCGAGCTCGGCCAGTCACCCGCGAACGAACCCGAACAGCTCCTCGGGCGTAACCTCGAGACCACGCTCGGCGAGCTCAACAACAACGCGAGCGAGAACAACATCAAGCTCACGTTCAAGATCAACGACGTGGGCAGCGACAGCGCGTACACGGAGTTCACGAAACAGGAACTCACGCGCGACTACCTGCGCAGCCTCGTCCGCCGTGGCGCCTCGAAGATCGACGCCTACGTCACGGTGATGACGACCGACGACTACCGCGTGCAGGTCCAGCCCGTCGCCTTCACCACGAAGAAGGCCGATCACAGCCAGGAGCACGCCATCCGAAAGCGGATGATCGAGATGGTGCGCGAGGCCGGCGAGGAGCGCACCTTCTCGGGGCTCGTCGACAGCGTGATCGAGGGACGGCTCTCGAGCGCGATCTACGGCGAGGCCAAGACGATCTACCCGCTCCGACGGGTGGAGATCCAGAAGCTCACCCTCGAAGCCCGACCCGAGGAGGTCGCCGAGGAGGAGGCGACCGCCGTCGACGTCGACGAGGAGGACGTCGAGGCGTAATCGGCAATCGACGCTCGATCCGATCCGCTATTCTTCGACGACGATCCGGCCGATCATCCCGCCGCGTTCGTGCGGGACGCAGTAGTAGTCGTGCTCGCCGGGCACCTCGAAGGTGTGCTCGAACCGGTCGCCGGTGTAGATCGAGCCCTCGCGGTCGTCGTACCACGCCATCCGGGCGTCGTTCTCGGTCTCGAACCCGCCGGTGGCGAAGAAGCCCGCACCCTCCGGTTGGCCGCCGTCGTAGGCGGTGACCGTGTGGGCGCGCGAGCCGGTGTTCTCCCAGATCACCGTATCGCCGGCCTCGACAGTGTAGGACTCGGGCAGGAACTCGTGGGCGCTCATACCGATGTCGTGGTCCTCGGTGAGGTCCGCGATGGCGGTACAGCCCCCCAGGCCGGCGATGGTGCCGCTCCCGGCGAGCGCGAGGAACGTACGCCGTTTCATGGTTCGATGTCGGCACCCCGGAGCCTATAGGCTGTCGATCACCGGCAAGGGTGGGGACGTCGCGGCACCGTTACCGATCCCTTCACACGGATTCACAATCGATAAAAGGACGCTGTGAGAGCGGGGGGTATGGAGCTCGCGCCCCGCTTCGTCGGCCGGCTGGGGATCGCCGACGCGGTGACCGTCGGCAACGCCGCGCTCGGCTTCCTGGCGGCGGCGGTCGCGGCGGTCGACGTCCGGGTCGCGGCGCAGTTCGTCCTGCTTGCGGCAGTGCTCGACGGGCTCGACGGCGTGCTCGCACGGCGCTACGGCGGCACGCCGGCCGGCCCGCATCTCGACTCGCTCGCCGACGTCGCCTCCTTCGGCGTCGCGCCCGCCATGCTGGTGATCGCGGTCGCAGAGGACGCGGCCGAGGGCGCACCGGAGGCGGCCGTCGCCTTTGGGATCCCCGCGCTGTTCGTCGCGATGGCGGTCGTCCGGCTGGGGCTGTACACGGCCTACGACGCGGAACGGACGACGACGCTGGGCGCGCCGAGCACGCTCGCCGCGACGGCGCTGGGCGCGGCGGTGCTCGCGGGGGTCGAGGAGCCCGCTGCGGTGCTCGCGATCACGGCCGCGTTCTGTTATCTGATGGTCTCGCCGATCGAGTATCCCGACCTGCTCGCGCGCGACGCGCTGTTGATGGGGGTGATCCACGTGCTCGCGGTCGTGATCCCGGGCTTCCAGGGCGGGCTGTTCCCCGTCGCCCTGCTGACGCTCGCGCTCGCGTATCTCGTCCTCGGGCCGCGCTTCTACTGGGGGGAGGCCGAGCGGCGCCGCGAGGAAGGGAAACGCTCATAGGCCGCTCGGCCGGACCCCACTGTATGAGCGAGGACGCCCCCGACGAGAACGAGGCGGCTCCCGAGGAGGAGCCCCCGGCGGACGACGAGGCGGCCGAACAGGAGGACGCCGAGCCGGAGCCAGAGCCCGATACCGAGGGCGAGAACGGTGAGGAGGTCGCCGAAGAGGAGGAAGACCCGGACGACGAAGGGGCCGACGAGGAGGAAGGAGCTGACGAGGACGAGGCCAGCGAGGACGACGAAGGCGAGGAGGGCGACGACCTGCCCGTCGAGCCGCTGACCGAGGAGACGCTCACCGAGCGCCTCGACGGCGCGGAGGCCGCCCTCGAGGAGGCAGAGACCGAGGACGACCTCGACGACGTCTCGGCGACGCTCGTCTCGATCGGCGACGACCTCGAGGAGGCCGACCTGCCCGAGCCCGACGAGGACGACGAGGACGCGGAAGACCCCCGTGAGGCCCTCGAGGAACGTCTCGACGGGCTCCAGGACGAGCTCGAAGAGCAGCGCGGCCCCTACAGCGAGGACGTCATCGAGGGGATCGAGGAGGCCGGAACGACCATCGACGAGACCCGCTGGACCGAGACGGGCGAGGCCGAGCTCGTCGAGCCCGTCGAGTCGTTCGTCGAGACCGTAAACGACGTCCTCGGGGTCCATCTCGGGCTCGGCGGCGAGGAGCCCGACGCTCTCGTTGCGATCCTCGAGTCGGCCGCAGTAGCGGTCGGCGACGCCGAGCTCCACCCCGACGAGGACGGCGAGGAGATCGCAACGCTGCTCGAGGCCGTCGAGGAGCTCCAGGCGGCGCTCAACGACGCCGAGGAGTGGGACGACCTCAGCACCCGCCAGAAGCTCGCCGCCCACGGCTTCTACGACGTGCTCGACCATCGCAAGGACTTCCCGCCCGAGTGGCACGCGCTCAAGGTCTACGAGAAGCGCGGCGAGCCCGAACCCATCCTGCTCGCGCTCGAGCAGCTCGGCTCGGAGTTCATGGAACGCCACTGCATCGAGTCGCTCACCCGGATGGGCGACGAGGCGGCACTGGACGCGATGACCCAGCGCGCGAACAAGCGCGACAAGCCCGCGATCAAGGCGCTCGGGAAGATCGGCAGCGAGGAGTCCGTCGAGATGCTCTCGGAGTACATCGAGGGCGACAGCGACCCGAAGCTCCAGCTCGTGACGCTCAAGGCGCTCGGCGAGATCGGCAGCGAGGAGGCCACCCAGGCCGTCGCCGACCGCTTGGTCGCGGACAACGACGAGGTCCGAAGCCGGGCGGCCCGCGCGCTTGGCCTGATCGGGGACACCCGGGCGATCGAGCCGCTCTCGGACCTCCTCGCCGACGACGACTCCGACACCGTGCGCGCGAGCGCCGCATGGGCGCTCAACCAGATCGGCACCGAGAAGGCCCTCGACGCCGTCGAGCCCTATGCCGACGACCGTGCGTTCCTCGTACAGGCCGAGGCCGAGAAGGTCGCCTGACGGGGACGAAGCTTCTTATACGGGGACGGGGCCAACCGGGGCGTGCCCCGGTCGCGCCCCGCCGTCGCCGCTCGCCTGCTCGCTCTCGTTCTCCTGCTCGGTAGCGCTGCGGCTCTCGGAGCGGCCGCGACGGCCGATCCGTCCGAAACCACCATCGTCGAGGTCTATCCCAACACGAACCACGCGGGTAACGCCGGGGAGTACCTCGTCGTCGAGTTCCCCGACGACGGCGACCTCGCCGAGTACTCGCTGACCGACGGCAAGACGACGACGCCGCTCGGCGACGATACCGTCTCGGGAGCCGTCGCGTTCAGTCGCGCGCCCGACCTCACTAGAGGGAAGGTCGCCCACCCGGTCTACGAGCTGCCCGAACACTTCGCGATGGCCTAGACCGGCGAGACCATCCGCCTCCAGCGCGACGGCCGGACTGTCGACGAGACCACCTACGAGAGCGCCTCACAGGGCGAGCGGTGGCTCCGGACCGACGAGGGATGGGGATGGGAAAAGCGCGGGGCGACCGACTTCGAGGCCCGCGACCTCCCCGCCGAGCGCGCGACGGGGTTCACCCTCCCCGACAGCCCCGAGGTCCCGCTCGACACCCTCGGGGATGCCGACGACCGGCTCTATCTCGGCGGCTACTCCCTCGAATCCGAGCGAACGGTCGAGGAGCTGCTCGCGGCCCATGACCGGGGCGTCGAAGTGCGCGTGCTCGTCGACGGCACGCCCGTCGGCGGCCAGAGCGAGACCGAGGCCGAGGCGCTCGACCGGCTCGCGGCGGCGGGCGTCGACGTCCGGGTGTTCGACGGACCCCCGACTCGATACCGGTTTCACCACCCCAAGTACGCCGTCGTCGACGATCGCGCGCTCGTCATGACCGAGAACTGGAAGCCCGCCGGCACGGGCGGGGCGTCGAGCCGCGGCTGGGGCCTCCTCGTCGAGGGAAGGGAGGTCGCCGACGAGCTGGCGACCGTCTTCGAGGCCGACGCGGGCTGGGAGGACACCGCCGCGTGGGACCGCTCGCTCGCCGGAACGTTGGTCGAGGCGGAGGCCGAAAGCGCCGGTTTCCCGGGCGAGTTCGACCCCGTGACGGCCGAGGTCGACTCGGTCCGACTGGTGGTCGCGCCCGACAACGCCGAGGAAGAGACGCTCTCACTACTCGCAAGCGCCGAGGAGTCGATCCTGGTCAAGCAGCCGACGATCGCCGACGACCACGCGTTCCTCCGGGAGGTCGTGGCGGCGGCCGAACGGGGCGTCGAGGTCCGGGTCCTGCTCGACTCGACGTGGTACGTCGAGGACGAAAACGAGGAACTCGTCCGCTGGCTCGACGATCAGGCCGAGTCGGGCGGCCTCCCGATCGAGGCCCGGCTGGTCGAGCCCGACGGCTTCGAGAAGCTCCACGCGAAGGGGATCGTCGTCGACGACCGGACCACGATGGTCGGGAGCATCAACTGGAACGCGAACTCGGTGGAGAACAACCGGGAAGTGGCGCTGATCGTCGAGAGCGAGGCGATCGCGAGCCAGTTCGCCGCGGTCTTCGAGGCCGACTGGGCGGGCGAGGACGGTCGCTGGTCGTTCCCGGTCGGAGTCGGCCTCGGGGTCGCCGCCGCGGCCGCCGGCGCCGTCCTGGTCGGGTCGCGGCTGGTCCGCTTCGACTAGCGATCGGTGACCGTCTCGGCGCTCGAGAGCGCCTCGTCGATCTCCGCGTCGCCCATCTTCTCGACCAGCGCGTCGAGCACTTCCTCGCGCATGCCCGCGACGAACTTGATCGACCCGACGACCAGATGGCCGCCGCCGGCGACGCCGGCGCCGTCGATCTCCTCGACGAGTTCGCTCACCATTCGGGGGATGTCGAGGCGCACGCCGTCGGACCGGAGGACGGCGAAGTCGGGACCGTAGCCGATCGTGATGACGGGGTCGCCCGTCTCCTCGACGACCCGGTCGTGGATCTCGCCGGTGGTCGTGCCGGGTGCGGGGAACGTGAAGCGGTGGGCGTGGTTCTCGACGTCGATCCGACAGAGGTGTGCACCGTTGTCTAAGCGCTCACGTTCGACGTGGGGCATCGCGGCCTCGAGCTGTTCGTCGATGTCGCGCCGGGCGCGCTCGGCGAGGAACGAGACGAGCTCGGCGTGACGGTCGGTGTCGCTGCCGACGTCGAGCACGTCGGCGATGAGCGACCGGCCGGCGCTGTAGCGCAGCCAGTGGGCGGCGTAGTCGAGCGCCTCGCTGACGTCCCGGAGCTCGTTCTCGTCGTAGCCCTCCTCGCGGGCCAGCTCGAGGTAGTCGTCCATCGCGTCGGCCTTCGAGCGGTCGGCGATGCCCGCGACCGCGGGGACGTGCCGGAGCTCGTCGGTGATCGTCGGGTCGATCATCCGCGCGAGCTCGACACAGAGCATCCCCGTGGTGATGCGGTAGTCCTCGCCGTGGAGATACGGGTTAACGTGGGCCGCGAGCAGCTCCTCTACGGCCTCCGGGTCGGGGTGGTGGTGGTCGACCGCGGCGATCGGGATGTCGTAGTGGGCCAACGTCTCGTAGGCCGGAACGTCCTCCTCGGTGCTCCCGTTGTCGAGCATCAACAGGAGGGGGAGCTTCTGGCCGTGGCGCGCCCGATCGCCGAGCGCGTAGTTGAGATCGCGCGTGGCGTCCTCCATCTCGTAGAAGGGCGCCTTGCTCGGCAGCCGTTTGAGGAGGTGCTGGGCTGCGTCGGGGTCCTCGTGGGTCGCCTCGATGAACCGCTCGATCGCGAGCGCGACGGGGACGGCGGCGCACATCCCGTCGCCGTCGGCGTGATGACGCATCCGGATGGGACGCCCCTCCAGAACCATCCGCCGGATCAGCCGCGCGACCTCCTCGAGTCCCGAGAGCATGGGTTCGAGGGCGTCCCACTCGATCAGCGGGTCGATCCCGTGGGGTTCGGATCGCTCCGCGAGGGCCTCGGCGAGGCGGTCCTCGGCGGCCGTCCTCGTCTCGCCCTCGAGCGTCGATAGCTCCTCGACCTCGACCTGTAGGGCGCCCTCGCGCTCCTCGACGCCTCCCGAGACGTGGACGAGGTCGCCGACCTCGATCTCGGGATGCGACCGAACGCCCGCCCCCTCGAAGGCCGTACAGGGGACGACGCCGTTCTCGTCGCGGACCTGAAAGATCGTCGGGCCGCCGGTCTGTTTGATCTGGACGACCTCGCCCTCGAGATGGACCGACTCGCCCGTGGCGAGGTCGCTGGTCTGGGTGGTCTCGTAGCTGTGTTCGATCTCCTTGGTCCTCGCCGATTCGGGGTCGATCGGGGCCGGCGAGAAGGCGATATCGCCGTTCTCGCGGACCTGATCGAGCGTGACGACCAGCCGGTCGCCGACCTCGTAGTCGGCGTCGCCCTCGAGCGTCGATTCGTGGACGAGACCGGAGACTTCCTCCGAGAGATCGACGAAGACGCCGTATTCGACCACGCCATTGACCGTCGCGAGATAGGGAGTGTCGGGATCGAGGTCCTCGACCGTACACGCTGCACGGAGCTCATAGACGACTTCGTCGTCGCCCGCGAGCTCAGAGTTCGCTGTCATTACGGCCCCTTTTGGGGGCGCCCGGTTTAACCGTTATCAAGCGCGCTCGGGGTTTCGCAACCGTTAGTACGCGCCGGCGGCCAGACGTGGGTATGGGACTGTTCCGGTCGCTGTTCCGATCCAGCGAGATCATCGGCATCGCGGCCGACACCCTCGACTTCGCGCTCTCGGCCTCGGAGGAGACCCACCCCGACGAGTACATGGGGATGCTCCGGGGCGAGGACGCCCGCAAACTCGGGCTCGATCGCGACGGCACCGTCGTCACCGACGTGCTCGTGATTCCCGGGACCGAATCCGGCCCCACCAGTGCGACCGTGAAAACGAACATGATCCCCAACGACCTCTCTGGGGTCGGCTCGATTCACTCGCATCCCAACGGCGTCCTCGAACCCAGCGACGCCGACCTACGCACCTTCGGCAGCGGCTCGGTCCACGTCATCATCGGCGCACCCTACCGGCGGAACTGTTGGAAGGCGTTCGACTCGAAGGGCGAACCCCGCGAGCTCGACGTTCTCGACGTCTCGCTGCCCGAGGAGCGCTTCTTCGACTTCGACCAGCAGGACATCGACCGCGAGCTCAAGGAGGAGGACCGCCGGCGATGGTGAGGGCGCTCGCACAGGGCACCTTCGACCTCCTGCATCCCGGCCACGTCCACTACCTCGAGGAGGCCGCCCGGATGGGCGAGGAACTGCACGTCATCGTCGCTCGGAGTGCGAACGTCACCCACAAGGACCCCCCGCTGCTCGACGGCCGCCAGCGCCGGGACATGGTCGGGGCCCTGGAGGCCGTCGACCGCGCCCACCTCGGCCACGAGTCGGACATCTTCGCCCCCATCGAGCGGATTGACCCCGACGTGATCGTGCTGGGCCACGACCAGCACCACGACGAGGCGGCGATCGAGCGCGCGCTCGCCGACCGGGGGAT
Protein-coding sequences here:
- a CDS encoding adenylyltransferase/cytidyltransferase family protein, producing the protein MVRALAQGTFDLLHPGHVHYLEEAARMGEELHVIVARSANVTHKDPPLLDGRQRRDMVGALEAVDRAHLGHESDIFAPIERIDPDVIVLGHDQHHDEAAIERALADRGIDCEVRRASPREPAHDDELLSTGRIIDRIRERRC